The following DNA comes from Borreliella burgdorferi B31.
AAAGCTTTACTAAAAATTTTGGAGAATGGAAATATGAGGATTTAATTAATCCTATAGAGCCTATAATACCTTCAGAATCACCAAAGAATAAGGCTAATATACCAAATATTTCAATTGTGCATACTCAAAAAAAAGAGATAAAAGAGGAGGATTTAATCCCTTCTACTAATGAAGAAAAGGAAGCTGATGAAGCAATTAAATATTTAGAAGAAAATATTCTTCAAAACTCTAAATTTTCTGAATTAATTAGAGAAGTACGTGTACTTAAAGATGAATATGCTTTAATAAACTCTGATTTTTATGATGTAATTGAAAAGATTCACAATAAAAAAACATCATTAATGGAAAATTATAAGAACAATAGAGATAAGATAAATAAATTAACACTGTTGCAAAATAATTTAAAGATAAATATTGAACTTGAGCAGCTTATAAATATGATTGATATTGCAGAAAATGAAATAAGATCTGCGGCTTTCTTTTTTGACACCGCTC
Coding sequences within:
- a CDS encoding P12 family lipoprotein, which encodes MRKSLFLYTLLMGGLMSCNLDSKLSSNKEQKNNNNVKEVSNSVQEDGLNDLYSNQEKQKSFTKNFGEWKYEDLINPIEPIIPSESPKNKANIPNISIVHTQKKEIKEEDLIPSTNEEKEADEAIKYLEENILQNSKFSELIREVRVLKDEYALINSDFYDVIEKIHNKKTSLMENYKNNRDKINKLTLLQNNLKINIELEQLINMIDIAENEIRSAAFFFDTAQKRLKESIIKRLESKNNRSYYALELSRQALSDARSALSSLESFAFKRAEPMVRKKKIKELIKHAKTVLESLNKK